The nucleotide sequence GCCCCCGATGTTGCGCGGGTAGCCGATGCGCGTGGGCAGGTTGAATATCTGCTCGCCCAGTTCCTGGCAGCCGTCGATCAGGGCCGTGCCGCCTGTAAGCACAACACCGGCGCCGATCATGTCTTTGTAGCCAGAGCGCACAAGGGTCTGGTCCACAAGGTAAAGAATTTCTTCCATACGCGGCTCGCATATCTCGGCCAGCACCTGACGCGAAAGGCGGCGCGGCTCGCGGCCGCCCACACTGGGTACTTCGATAAATTCGTCGTTGCGTACAAGGTCGGCCAGGGCGCAGCCGTATTTGAGCTTGATTTTTTCCGCAGAGGCGATGGGCGTGCGCAGGCCAAAGGCAATGTCGTTGGAAAGGTTTTGTCCGCCAAGGGCCAGCACTGCAGTGTGCTTGATGGCGTCGTTGGCAAAAACGGCGATATCGGTGGTGCCGCCGCCAAGGTCAACCAGGGCGACGCCGATCTCACGCTCTTCTTCAGTAAGTACTGCTTTGGCGGAAGCCAGCGACTCAAGGGCGATGTCGGCCACTTCAAGCTGGCTGCGGTGGCAGGAGCGCACGATGTTTTGCGCGGATGAAACAGCGCCGGTGACAATGTGCACCTTTACCTCAAGGCGCACGCCAGCCATGCCGAGCGGGTCGGCAATACCGCGCTGGTTATCAACTATATATTCCTGCGGCAGGATATGGATAACTTCGCGGTCGGCTGGTATGGCCACGGCCCGCGCTGCGTCAAGGGCGCGCTCGATATCGCGCTGCGCCACCTCGCCGCCTTTGACGGCAATGACGCCGTGGCTGTTGATGCCCATAATATGGCTGCCCGCAATGCCCACGTACACAGAGTGTATCTCGCAGCCTGCCATGAGCTCTGCATCTTCAACCGCCTTGCGAATGGACTGGACGGTCTGCTCTATGTTGACCACCACACCCTTGCGCAAACCGGTAGAAACACTGGTGCCGATGCCCACCACATCTACAAGACCCGACTCCGACAGTTCGCCCACCACAGCGCAAATCTTTGTGGTGCCGATGTCGAGGCCAACGATGAGCTCGGACTTGTTCATGCCATTCTCCTCAAAACGCCTGTCTCCGGGTCACGGCGGCACGC is from Desulfovibrio desulfuricans and encodes:
- the ftsA gene encoding cell division protein FtsA, with protein sequence MNKSELIVGLDIGTTKICAVVGELSESGLVDVVGIGTSVSTGLRKGVVVNIEQTVQSIRKAVEDAELMAGCEIHSVYVGIAGSHIMGINSHGVIAVKGGEVAQRDIERALDAARAVAIPADREVIHILPQEYIVDNQRGIADPLGMAGVRLEVKVHIVTGAVSSAQNIVRSCHRSQLEVADIALESLASAKAVLTEEEREIGVALVDLGGGTTDIAVFANDAIKHTAVLALGGQNLSNDIAFGLRTPIASAEKIKLKYGCALADLVRNDEFIEVPSVGGREPRRLSRQVLAEICEPRMEEILYLVDQTLVRSGYKDMIGAGVVLTGGTALIDGCQELGEQIFNLPTRIGYPRNIGGLKDVVNSPKFSTAVGLLRYGAEKELSGQKKFTTRSENGVFDGVLSRMKKWFADIS